From Pan troglodytes isolate AG18354 chromosome 11, NHGRI_mPanTro3-v2.0_pri, whole genome shotgun sequence, the proteins below share one genomic window:
- the IFNB1 gene encoding interferon beta, whose protein sequence is MTNKCLLQIALLLCFSTTALSMSYNLLGFLQRSSNIQCQKLLWQLNGRLEYCLKDRMNFDIPEEIKQLQQFQKEDAALTIYEMLQNIFAIFRQDSSSTGWNETIVKNLLANVYHQINHLKTVLEEKPEKEDFTRGKFMSSLHLKRYYGRILHYLKAKEYSHCAWTIVRVEILRNFYFINRLAGYLRN, encoded by the coding sequence ATGACCAACAAGTGTCTCCTCCAAATTGCTCTCCTGTTGTGCTTCTCCACTACAGCTCTTTCCATGAGCTACAACTTGCTTGGATTCCTACAAAGAAGCAGCAATATTCAGTGTCAGAAGCTCCTGTGGCAATTGAATGGGAGGCTTGAATATTGCCTCAAGGACAGGATGAACTTTGACATCCCTGAGGAGATTAAGCAGCTGCAGCAGTTCCAGAAGGAGGACGCCGCATTGACCATCTATGAGATGCTCCAGAACATCTTTGCTATTTTCAGACAAGATTCATCTAGCACTGGCTGGAATGAGACTATTGTTAAGAACCTCCTGGCTAATGTCTATCATCAGATAAACCATCTGAAGACAGTCCTGGAAGAAAAACCGGAGAAAGAAGATTTCACCAGGGGAAAATTCATGAGCAGTCTGCACCTGAAAAGATATTATGGGAGAATTCTGCATTACCTGAAGGCCAAGGAGTACAGTCACTGTGCCTGGACCATAGTCAGAGTGGAAATCCTAAGGAACTTTTACTTCATTAACAGACTTGCAGGTTACCTCCGAAACTGA